The Toxorhynchites rutilus septentrionalis strain SRP chromosome 3, ASM2978413v1, whole genome shotgun sequence genome includes a region encoding these proteins:
- the LOC129779306 gene encoding DNA-directed RNA polymerase III subunit RPC4, which produces MESTIKIKQEPGFKTRRGNATVSGTPLPIPQPIATAVKSERLSSFRVPRDLTLGGLTNGRATKPVANKKVYTPNLNAVRNKDTNVKTASTGQKQRTKIERNKDSKAPAKNKGLLVQTSGIFSEGLAQRTLQRSKYEKYNNSSKEPGETIRRPVYRTEIKLDPEEERKRISDLIGDLDPDDFSDDTKKHEFGADMPIKLDNLDYKIRPSAVKTEIKDELMPKPEASDLLESIKESGKNNFFLLQLPDALPGKTDAESPATQEADNSPESARCTLRQLEEGYIGKILRYRSGKVKLQLGNTMFDLTIGMDSGFLQELVSISTNPTERSGNIINLATIKAKLNASPDWENLFKRS; this is translated from the exons ATGGAATCAACTATTAAGATCAAACAAGAACCAGGTTTTAAGACGCGACGGGGAAATGCTACGGTATCGGGCACACCATTGCCAATTCCCCAACCAATAGCGACAGCAGTGAAATCTGAGAGACTTTCGTCATTTCGGGTCCCGAGAGATCTGACTCTCGGAGGTCTCACGAATGGACGTGCCACTAAACCAGTCGCTAATAAAAAAGTGTATACTCCTAATCTGAATGCAGTGCGAAACAAAGACAC CAATGTCAAAACAGCTTCGACTGGTCAGAAGCAACGTACCAAAATCGAGCGCAACAAAGACTCCAAAGCACCTGCCAAAAATAAGGGTTTATTGGTACAGACATCTGGTATCTTTTCGGAAGGTCTTGCCCAGCGAACGCTGCAACGGtcgaaatatgaaaaatacaacaatTCATCGAAGGAACCTGGTGAAACGATCCGAAGGCCAGTGTATCGTACAGAAATCAAACTCGATCCAGAAGAAGAACGAAAACGGATATCCGATTTAATTGGCGATCTTGATCCGGATGATTTCTCCGATGATACCAAAAAGCATGAATTCGGTGCCGATATGCcgattaaattggataatt tggACTATAAAATAAGACCTTCAGCTGTGAAAACAGAAATCAAAGATGAGCTCATGCCAAAACCAGAGGCGAGCGATTTGCTCGAATCCATTAAAGAAAGCGGTAAAAATAACTTCTTCCTGCTACAGCTGCCCGATGCGTTACCCGGAAAAACTGACGCAGAATCCCCTGCTACACAGGAAGCGGACAACTCTCCTGAATCGGCACGTTGCACACTACGTCAATTAGAAGAGGGATATATCGGAAAAATATTACGGTATCGCTCGGGAAAAGTAAAGCTTCAGTTAGGAAATACAATGTTCGACCTAACCATAGGAATGGATAGTGGATTTTTACAAGAACTAGTATCGATCAGTACCAACCCAACGGAAAGAAGCGGTAATATAATCAATCTTGCAACAATTAAGGCAAAGCTCAATGCTTCGCCAGACTGGGAAAATTTATTCAAACGATCttag
- the LOC129779307 gene encoding probable 28S ribosomal protein S26, mitochondrial encodes MSGITTVAGMLATKYMLNAQQQPIKVLLQYTTVRYRRKPRWLGTAKSKLFRVPERKQQLEEEVAELKRLHNNYHTQMKAVRSFLINEVEAFKLVSRAGMVIQTQEEEAAEWEEIQRINDDWNKQIAAIRDERLANEREHRNNYILERLAAKEQRDLDRLKLIEDRVRYEQEQAVNFITKENIDKAIEKALVQPISYNFAIDSNGNIHRSEKIEGVKDEITSS; translated from the coding sequence ATGTCCGGAATAACTACGGTCGCCGGTATGCTAGCTACGAAATACATGCTAAACGCACAACAGCAGCCGATAAAAGTTCTACTGCAATACACAACCGTACGCTATCGACGAAAACCTCGATGGCTCGGTACGGCTAAGTCCAAATTGTTCCGCGTTCCTGAAAGGAAGCAACAACTTGAGGAGGAGGTTGCTGAATTGAAACGTCTTCACAATAACTATCACACCCAGATGAAAGCCGTTCGCAGTTTCCTTATAAATGAAGTCGAGGCATTCAAGCTAGTCTCTCGAGCCGGTATGGTTATTCAAACACAGGAAGAAGAAGCGGCCGAATGGGAGGAAATTCAACGGATAAATGATGACTGGAATAAGCAAATCGCCGCTATTCGCGACGAACGATTGGCCAACGAGCGAGAACATAGGAATAATTACATATTGGAGCGGCTGGCTGCTAAGGAACAAAGAGACCTCGATCGTTTGAAGCTTATTGAAGATCGCGTACGATACGAGCAGGAACAGGCAGTGAATTTTATTACAAAAGAAAACATCGATAAAGCGATAGAGAAGGCACTAGTACAACCAATTAGTTACAATTTTGCTATAGATTCGAATGGCAACATACATAGAAGCGAAAAAATCGAAGGCGTCAAAGATGAAATTACTTCGTCTTAA